In one Magallana gigas chromosome 7, xbMagGiga1.1, whole genome shotgun sequence genomic region, the following are encoded:
- the LOC105329786 gene encoding myosin heavy chain, striated muscle isoform X3, producing MSNVGPFDPQDPDFQYLAVDRKKMLKEQTQPFDGKKMCWVPDEKEGFVGAEIQSSKGDEITVKTIEKQENRTVKKDDIQQMNPPKFEKIEDMANMTYLNEASVLHNLRSRYYLGMIYTYSGLFCVAINPYRRLPIYTESIIAKYRGKRRMEMPPHLFSIADNAYQFMVQDRENQSMLITGESGAGKTESTKKVIQYFARVAANIYRESQKRGHDGGPYVVSVQGNLEDQIIQANPVLEAFGNAKTVRNNNSSRFGKFIRIHFGPTGKIAGADIETYLLEKSRVTFQQPAERDYHIFYQLLSGGLKDIKERLLCECDPALFSFINQGALTVEGIDDVEEMRITDEAFDILGFTQEEKNSMYKCTGAILHMGEMKFKQRPREEQAEADGTAEAERVAFLLGVNAGDLLKALLKPKIKVGTEVVTQGRNKDQVVYSVGALAKSIYDRMFKWLVMRVNKTLDTKAKRNYYIGVLDIAGFEIFDFNSFEQLCINYTNERLQQFFNHHMFILEQEEYKKEGIQWEFIDFGMDLQACIDLIEKPMGILSILEEECMFPKANDNTFKEKLYANHMGKSPNFGKPGKASKPGLPAPHFELHHYAGSVPYNIGGWLEKNKDPINETVVELLSHSKEHLVQTLFASHDDPADSGGHKKKKKSASFQTISALHRESLNKLMKNLYSTHPHFVRCIIPNEFKQPGVIDAALVLNQLQCNGVLEGIRICRKGFPSRVIYSEFKQRYSILAPNAIPQGFADGKVVTEKILLALQLDPAEYRLGNTKVFFKAGVLGMLEEMRDERLGKIISMFQAHIRGYLVRKQYKKLQDQRVGLSIIQRNIRKWLMLRNWQWWRLYCKVKPLLNIARAEEEMKKKLEEMEKIKEELEKISRIKKELEEQNVTLLEQKNDIYLQLQTEQDSLVDAEDRIEKLINQKADLESQLKEMEERLLDEEDAAADLEGIKKKMESENDELKKDIEDLENSLAKAEQEKATRDNQIKTLQDEMASQDEVIARLNRDKKSMDEGTKQLNEKLQAEEDKVNHLNKLKQKLESTLDELEDNLEREKKVRGDVEKAKRKLEQDLKSTQGAVEDLERIKRDLEEANRKKDAEIANMNARLEDEGGLVASLQRKIKELQARIEELEEELEAERAARTKVEKQRAEVTRELEDLSERLDEAGGATSAQIELNKKREQELLKLRRDLEESTLQHEAQVSSLRKKQTDTANEMADQIDQLQKAKSRFEKEKKDLHRECEDLQAQIQHVTKQKGAVDKVTKHLESQLSEANAKIEEANRQIQDLNNQRSKYSQESTDLAAQLEDAEHRIGALTKEKVALASQLEEARRSLDEETRARQKLQSDVRNLNADIDTLREQLEEEQESKSDMQRQLSKANTEVQMWRAKFEGEGTARAEELEEAKRKLMAKLQEAEQNAEASEAKVSALEKGKARLQGEMEDLMIDVERANANANSLEKKQRAFDKTIQEWQQKVNDLQQELENAQKEARGYSAELFRVKAQYEESQDSIEQLRRENKNLADEIHELTDQLSEGGRSVHEVEKAKRRLEMEKEELQAALEEAEAALEQEEAKVMRSQLEISTIRSEIDRRLQEKEEEFENTRRNHQRAMDSMQASLEAEAKGKAENMRIKKKLEQDINELEIALDAANRGKADLEKNVKKYQQQIKEMQTQIEEEQRQREEARESYNMAERRCMMLQGEVEELRTALEQAERARKAAESELSEANERVNELSAQVSSFQGQKRKLESDIQAMQTDLDEMNNEVKAADERAKKAVADAARLTDELRAEQEHSQQIEKFRKGLEGQIKELQVRLEEAEAQALKGGKKMIAKLEQRVRELEGELDSEQRRHAETQKNMRKADRRMKELAFQADEDRKNHERLQELIEKLQNKIKTYKRQVEEAEEIAAINLAKYRKVQHELEDAEERADTAEGSLTKLRAKNRSSVSVTRTSVSSSSMGPIVGRGGSVAPVVGRGGSIARADRAASSVAPK from the exons ATGTCGAATGTTGGACCCTTCGATCCTCAGGATCCAGATTTCCAGTATCTGGCCGTGGACCGGAAGAAGATGCTGAAGGAACAGACCCAGCCCTTCGACGGCAAGAAAATGTGTTGGGTGCCCGACGAGAAAGAGGGCTTTGTGGGAGCCGAAATCCAGTCCTCTAAAGGAGATGAGATTACCGTCAAGACTATTGAAAAGCAGGAG AACCGTACAGTGAAGAAGGATGATATCCAACAGATGAACCCACCCAAGTTTGAGAAGATCGAGGACATGGCCAACATGACGTATCTGAACGAAGCCTCTGTACTGCACAACTTGAGATCTCGTTACTACCTGGGGATGATCTAT ACCTACTCTGGACTTTTCTGTGTGGCCATCAACCCCTACCGCCGCCTCCCCATCTACACAGAGAGCATCATCGCCAAATACAGAGGAAAGAGAAGGATGGAGATGCCCCCTCACTTGTTCTCAATCGCAGACAACGCCTACCAGTTCATGGTGCAAG ATCGTGAAAACCAGTCTATGCTTATCAC AGGTGAATCCGGAGCCGGAAAAACAGAAAGTACCAAGAAAGTAATTCAGTATTTTGCTAGAGTGGCGGCTAATATCTACCGTGAATCTCAAAAGCGGGGACACGACGGTGGTCCGTACGTTGTAAGTGTTCAG GGAAATCTGGAAGACCAGATCATTCAGGCTAACCCTGTATTAGAAGCTTTTGGTAACGCCAAGACAGTTCGAAACAACAATTCCTCTCGATTC GGAAAATTCATCAGAATTCACTTTGGACCTACCGGGAAAATCGCTGGAGCAGATATTGAAACAT ACCTGCTGGAGAAATCTCGTGTGACATTCCAACAACCAGCCGAGAGAGACTACCACATATTTTACCAGCTGTTGTCTGGGGGTCTGAAGGACATTAAAG AGCGACTCCTTTGCGAGTGTGACCCCGCCCTGTTCTCCTTCATCAACCAGGGAGCTCTGACTGTGGAAGGCATTGATGACGTGGAGGAAATGAGAATCACTGAT GAAGCTTTTGATATTCTCGGGTTTACTCAAGAAGAGAAGAATAGCATGTACAAGTGCACTGGTGCCATTCTCCACATGGGAGAGATGAAGTTCAAACAAAGGCCTCGTGAAGAGCAGGCAGAAGCTGATGGCACTGCTG AGGCTGAAAGGGTGGCCTTCCTGTTGGGTGTCAATGCTGGAGATTTGTTGAAAGCTCTCCTGAAACCCAAGATCAAGGTTGGAACCGAAGTTGTCACCCAGGGCAGAAATAAAGACCAA GTGGTTTATTCCGTTGGTGCCCTCGCCAAGTCCATCTACGACCGCATGTTCAAATGGTTGGTTATGCGTGTCAACAAGACTCTTGACACCAAGGCCAAGAGAAACTACTACATTGGTGTCCTGGATATCGCTGGTTTCGAAATCTTCGAC ttCAACAGCTTTGAACAACTGTGCATCAACTACACCAATGAAAGGCTTCAACAGTTCTTCAACCACCACATGTTCATTCTGGAACAAGAAGAATATAAGAAGGAGGGTATTCAATGGGAATTCATCGACTTCGGAATGGATCTGCAGGCGTGTATCGATCTCATTGAAAAG CCTATGGGTATTTTGTCCATCCTGGAAGAAGAGTGCATGTTCCCCAAGGCCAACGATAACACCTTCAAGGAGAAACTGTATGCCAACCACATGGGCAAGTCTCCCAACTTTGGAAAGCCTGGAAAAGCATCCAAGCCCGGTCTTCCTGCACCTCACTTTGAACTGCATCACTATGCCGGAAGT GTGCCATACAACATCGGTGGCTGGTTAGAGAAGAACAAGGATCCAATTAACGAGACTGTCGTGGAGCTCCTCAGCCACTCCAAGGAACACCTTGTCCAGACCCTCTTCGCTTCTCATGATGACCCAG CTGATAGTGGTGGCcacaagaagaagaagaagtccGCTTCCTTCCAGACCATCTCAGCTCTGCACAGG GAATCCCTGAACAAGCTGATGAAGAACCTGTACAGCACTCACCCCCACTTTGTCCGCTGTATCATTCCCAACGAGTTCAAACAACCAGGCGTCATTGATGCCGCCCTGGTCCTGAACCAGCTGCAATGTAACGGTGTCCTGGAAGGAATCCGTATTTGCAGGAAAGGATTCCCTAGCAGAGTTATCTACTCTGAGTTCAAACAGAG ATACTCCATTTTGGCCCCCAACGCCATCCCTCAAGGATTTGCTGATGGCAAGGTTGTCACTGAGAAAATCCTTCTGGCCCTGCAGTTGGACCCCGCAGAGTACAGGCTCGGAAACACCAAGGTCTTCTTCAAGGCTGGTGTTCTCGGTATGTTGGAAGAGATGAGAGATGAACGTCTCGGAAAGATCATCTCTATGTTCCAGGCTCATATCCGTGGATACCTCGTCCGCAAGCAATACAAAAAGCTTCAAGACCAgag AGTCGGACTTTCCATCATCCAGAGGAACATCAGAAAATGGTTGATGCTCCGCAACTGGCAGTGGTGGAGACTGTACTGCAAA GTCAAGCCTTTGTTGAACATTGCTCGCGCTGAAGAGGAAATGAAGAAAAAGCTTGAGGAAATGGAAAAGATCAAGGAAGAACTTGAGAAAATCAGCCGTATCAAGAAAGAGCTTGAGGAGCAAAACGTGACCCTTCTGGAACAGAAAAACGATATTTACCTTCAGCTGCAGACCGAGCAAGACAGTTTGGTGGACGCTGAGGACAGAATCGAAAAACTCATCAACCAGAAGGCCGACCTGGAGAGCCAGCTGAAGGAGATGGAGGAGAGACTTCTGGACGAGGAGGACGCTGCAGCAGACCTAGAAGGCATCAAGAAGAAGATGGAGTCAGAAAACGACGAACTGAAGAAAGACATTGAAGACCTAGAAAACTCTTTGGCCAAA GCTGAACAAGAAAAGGCAACTAGAGATAACCAAATTAAGACTCTTCAGGACGAAATGGCATCACAAGACGAGGTAATTGCTCGCCTCAATAGAGATAAAAAGAGTATGGATGAGGGTACAAAACAGCTCAACGAGAAACTTCAGGCCGAGGAAGACAAGGTCAATCACCTCAACAAACTTAAACAGAAGTTGGAGTCTACTCTAGATGAG CTCGAGGACAATCTGGAGAGAGAGAAGAAAGTGAGAGGTGACGTTGAAAAGGCCAAGAGGAAGCTTGAGCAAGATTTGAAATCCACTCAGGGCGCTGTGGAAGATCTCGAACGCATTAAACGCGACCTCGAGGAAGCCAACAGAAA GAAAGATGCCGAGATTGCCAACATGAACGCTCGTCTGGAAGATGAGGGTGGACTCGTGGCTTCTCTACAGAGGAAAATCAAGGAGCTTCAG GCCAGGATCGAGGAACTTGAGGAGGAATTGGAAGCTGAAAGGGCTGCAAGAACAAAG GTCGAGAAACAACGTGCTGAAGTTACTAGAGAACTCGAAGATCTTAGCGAACGCCTTGATGAGGCTGGTGGTGCAACTTCCGCTCAG ATCGAGTTGAACAAAAAGAGGGAACAAGAACTGTTGAAGCTTCGCCGTGATTTGGAGGAATCGACTCTTCAACATGAAGCACAGGTGTCCTCTCTTCGCAAGAAGCAAACTGACACCGCTAATGAAATGGCTGACCAAATCGACCAACTTCAGAAAGCTAAATCTAG AtttgaaaaagagaaaaaggaTCTGCACAGAGAATGTGAAGATCTGCAAGCTCAAATACAACATGTTACTAAACAAAAG GGAGCTGTTGATAAGGTTACCAAGCATCTCGAAAGCCAACTTTCAGAGGCGAATGCTAAAATTGAGGAAGCCAACAGACAGATCCAAGACCTCAATAACCAGAGGTCCAAGTACAGTCAGGAGTCCACAGACCTCGCCGCTCAACTTGAGGATGCCGAACACCGAATCGGCGCTCTTACCAAGGAGAAGGTTGCTCTTGCTAGCCAGCTGGAGGAAGCCAGACGTTCTCTTGATGAGGAAACAAGAGCCAGACAGAAGTTGCAGAGCGACGTGAGGAACCTGAATGCTGACATCGACACCCTCCGTGAACAGCTAGAGGAAGAGCAGGAGTCCAAATCAGACATGCAGCGACAACTGTCCAAGGCCAACACCGAGGTACAGATGTGGCGAGCCAAGTTCGAGGGAGAGGGTACAGCTCGTGCTGAGGAACTTGAAGAGGCAAA GAGGAAGCTCATGGCCAAGCTTCAAGAGGCCGAGCAAAATGCAGAGGCATCTGAGGCCAAGGTTAGCGCTTTGGAGAAGGGCAAAGCCAGATTGCAGGGCGAGATGGAAGATCTAATGATCGATGTCGAGAGAGCCAACGCTAACGCCAACTCCCTGGAGAAGAAACAGCGTGCTTTCGACAAAACCATTCAAGAATGGCAGCAAAAGGTTAACGATCTTCAACAGGAACTTGAAAATGCCCAGAAAGAGGCCCGTGGTTACTCTGCTGAGCTCTTCCGTGTTAAGGCCCAATACGAAGAAAGCCAAGACTCTATTGAACAATTGCGAAGGGAGAACAAGAACCTTGCTG ATGAAATCCACGAACTGACTGATCAACTCTCCGAGGGAGGTCGCAGCGTTCACGAAGTTGAGAAAGCAAAACGCCGTCTGGAAATGGAAAAGGAAGAGCTCCAGGCAGCCCTGGAAGAAGCTGAAGCAGCTCTAGAACAAGAGGAAGCTAAAGTTATGCGTTCTCAGCTGGAGATCTCTACTATCCGATCTGAGATTGACCGCAGGCTTCAGGAGAAGGAGGAAGAATTCGAAAACACTCG tCGTAACCACCAACGTGCAATGGATTCCATGCAGGCAAGTCTTGAAGCTGAGGCCAAGGGCAAAGCTGAAAACATGAGAATCAAGAAGAAATTAGAACAGGACATTAACGAACTTGAAATTGCTCTTGATGCTGCCAACAGAGGAAAGGCTGATTTGGAAAAGAACGTTAAAAAGTACCAACAACAAATCAAG GAAATGCAAACTCAAATCGAAGAGGAGCAACGCCAGAGAGAAGAGGCCCGTGAATCTTATAATATGGCTGAGCGCCGCTGCATGATGCTTCAAGGTGAAGTTGAGGAACTCAGAACAGCCCTTGAACAAGCTGAGAGGGCAAGAAAAGCAGCAGAGAGCGAACTCTCTGAAGCCAACGAACGTGTGAATGAACTTTCTGCCCAAGTGTCCTCTTTCCAGGGACAGAAGAGGAAACTTGAAAGCGATATCCAGGCTATGCAG acCGATCTTGATGAAATGAACAACGAAGTGAAGGCCGCTGATGAACGCGCTAAGAAAGCTGTGGCTGACGCCGCTCGTCTCACCGACGAACTCCGCGCCGAACAGGAGCACAGCCAGCAGATCGAGAAGTTCCGTAAGGGATTAGAAGGACAAATCAAGGAGCTTCAAGTCAGACTTGAGGAGGCCGAGGCTCAGGCACTCAAAGGAGGAAAGAAGATGATCGCCAAACTAGAACAAAGA GTAAGAGAACTTGAAGGAGAACTTGACAGCGAACAGAGAAGACACGCCGAGACCCAGAAGAACATGCGCAAGGCCGATCGCCGTATGAAGGAACTGGCCTTCCAAGCTGACGAAGACCGCAAGAACCACGAGAGACTGCAGGAACTCATTGAAAAACTGCAGAATAAGATCAAGACATACAAGAGACAAGTCGAAGAGGCT GAGGAGATCGCCGCTATCAACCTTGCCAAGTACCGCAAGGTACAGCATGAGCTCGAGGACGCCGAGGAGAGGGCCGATACCGCCGAGGGCTCGCTTACCAAGCTCCGTGCCAAGAACAGAAGCTCTGTGTCTGTTACCCGCACCTCTGTGTCATCTTCTTCAATG GGCCCAATTGTTGGGCGAGGGGGTAGCGTTGCCCCAGTCGTTGGCCGCGGGGGTAGTATTGCCAGGGCCGATAGGGCAGCATCCTCTGTTGCTCCTAAATAA